The following are encoded together in the Lentisphaera araneosa HTCC2155 genome:
- the arsH gene encoding arsenical resistance protein ArsH has product MSLEQTPNLIREAFQTTSLDLLGKTNDFDHKPRILILYGSLREVSYSRLLAAEAALILEELGAEVKCFDPRGLPQVDDADESHFKVQELRTLANWSEGMVWSSPERHGNMTSIFKSQIDWLPLKSGATRPTQGKTLAVMQVEGGSQSFNTVNNLRILGRWMRMITIPNQSSVPKAYLEFNDNGRMKPSPYYNRVVDVMEELIKFTILTRGCATHLVDRYSERVESAEELTKRVNQKSI; this is encoded by the coding sequence ATGAGCCTAGAACAAACTCCCAATCTTATACGTGAAGCTTTTCAAACTACCTCTTTAGACCTTTTAGGTAAAACTAATGACTTCGATCACAAACCGCGAATTTTAATTTTATATGGCTCTTTGCGAGAAGTCTCTTACAGTCGTCTCTTGGCGGCAGAAGCCGCACTTATTCTAGAAGAATTAGGCGCCGAAGTAAAGTGTTTTGATCCTCGAGGGTTACCACAAGTTGATGATGCCGATGAAAGTCATTTTAAAGTTCAAGAATTACGCACACTAGCGAACTGGTCAGAGGGGATGGTGTGGTCATCCCCCGAACGTCACGGTAATATGACTTCTATTTTCAAGAGTCAAATTGATTGGTTACCATTGAAATCTGGAGCAACTCGTCCCACCCAAGGAAAGACTTTGGCTGTCATGCAGGTTGAAGGTGGTTCTCAGTCTTTTAATACGGTGAACAATTTACGAATATTAGGTCGTTGGATGCGTATGATTACTATTCCTAATCAATCTTCCGTGCCCAAAGCCTATTTAGAGTTTAACGATAATGGTAGAATGAAGCCTTCACCTTACTATAATCGGGTAGTGGATGTGATGGAAGAATTGATTAAATTTACAATTTTAACAAGAGGATGTGCCACACATTTAGTCGATCGTTATTCAGAGCGTGTAGAATCTGCAGAAGAACTTACTAAACGAGTTAATCAAAAATCAATCTAA